DNA from Mugil cephalus isolate CIBA_MC_2020 chromosome 5, CIBA_Mcephalus_1.1, whole genome shotgun sequence:
TGTGTGAGAAGAGCGAGGACACAGATGGAGACAACGTGGTCAAAGTTAAGgtgggggaagaggagggagaggagcttAAGTTGGCTGTGGTTgaggttaaaaaagaaaatccaagcTCGTATTCTCCAAATTTAGAAACCCTACAAAATGACTCTCCTCCGTCTCCACTGCAAAACTGCGCAGACGATTTGAACGCACAACTAAATGAGGAGAAAACCACCATCATCCCGACAGAGGGTGGTGCCAGCTCTTTACAATCCCATCTGTGCACAGATCTTCACACGGACGTACACGGGGAGGCTGGAGGTGCGGGCGAGGACTCTGTAGATGGAGAAGGCCTGGACAGCCTGTCAGAGCTTGCCTTTTCCTGCTTTCTCAATCCCAGTGAAAGCGTTATGGGGGCtttggaagaagaagacagtCTCGCTTGTCTCACAGCTGCCgctaccgctgctgctgctgctgccagtgACGCTCCAACAGCTCCTGCAGGCACAGATGAGCAACAGCCAGAAGAAGCTGCTCCTTCCTCTGATTCGTcatcttctcttgtttttccaGTAGCCTCAGTCCCcttgcagcagctcctcccgACTCAAAGCCCTAGCTTTAGTGACACAATCATCCTCCAGCCCGCCCAGAGCTCTTTGACGGGGTTCCTGAGCGGCATCAGACCAGGCCTCAGTTTGGAAGCCTCCCTCGTCCAACCTTCCAGGGCTGGGAAAAGCTCAGGGGCGACGACCTTCCGTCGCATCGCCCCCAAAGTGCAGCCTGGATCGGAAACCGGCGCAGATCCTTTGTCCGCACCGGCGGGAGAAGCAACCGATCGGCCTCCTCTAACCAGAGCTTCAGAGGATGTTCTGTCCAAGTGCAAGAAAGCGGCTGCTGAGGACCACGTGCTGTTGGTGGAAGGGGAGAAGAAATACGCCTGCAAAATCTGCTGCAAGACCTTCATGAACCTGACCGACTGCAAGAAGCACATCCGTGTCCACACAGGGGAAAAGCCCTATCCCTGTCCAAAATGTGGCAAGCGCTTCAGCCAGTCATCCCATCTGTACAAGCACTCGAAGAACACCTGCCTCAGCTGGAAAGATGATCAGTCTTTGCCAGAAACTCTGCTCTGACCTGTGAAGTTGCCTGTAGACGTAACTACACACGATCTTCAAGCAAATTGCACTGTTATTTATCTACcaaaagaaataattttttgacatttctgggTACATTGAATTGAGTCAGTATTgtcatatacaccgatcaggcataacattaagaccactgacggaagaagtgaataacattgaccatcttgtgaccatgCAATGtacacttttggacctggctttagtgtgtggatgttacttacaacacaacgtgttgacctggcctccaaattcactagatcccaaactaattaAGTATCTGTAGAATGCACTAAGGATGGAACAAGAGGCCCcacccctccccttaacccagagaacccaaaggcccccactaacaacattttattGCCAGACAGCATGGcgcatgtccattctctgatgagtcacaacagttttggaggcacaaggcagaccaacacaatattagaaaagtggtcataatgttatgccggatcggtGTATATCTTTAACTAACCATTTTCTGTTATAAacaatgcttttatttatcatttcattaaattttaaaacatgCCCTGGAAGTATTCTCAAAAATAACTCGTTATCACTGTTGTGTTAAACCCcgtggaaataaaacacagcatttgGTCATTTAATTGATCTATTTCCAGTTCAAGAAAACATTGTTTCACATTGAAACCaaaccagtgtttttattcttcagaAAAATCCTACTTCATACAAAACTGGAGTGTTATGTGCTTCAGTGGGAGAAGAGGGAGCGTTAATATGAGATTAAAGTGCAGACCTGGAAGTAAAATGCTAATCTGTTTGGCACCTCTTAAATTCGGGATGGGAGGGATGAACAACTACTGATTCTATTCTGAaggaattatttaaaatgcGAAAGAGAAGGGGTTTTATGTTAAGATCCTCATAAGGCACAGACTGCATACAGGGTTTATGAAGATCTATGAGTCATTATCCTCTTTTTTAAGACCTTGAAATGACAAAACTGCACTGATTTCTTTCCTCACAAGTCGACACAGTGCGACAGAGTCAATTGACACCACCGAGCTAACGCCGACAGGATGGAAACGTGCAGCTGAGGGTGAACGTTTAGTATTCGTACTATTCTTTTCATCTACATGATAAAATTATTCTTCGCTGTTGTCCACGAGGCACCGGAGGAGACAGCAGACACAGTGGTTAAGTTGTAACCTCTAGAAAGTGAGTTCACTGGGCATGTCTGTGCCCTGCAAACCACCCAGCAGGTTTCGGGCGGCCAGAGCCGACATGATGCCTCTCGTGGAGTAAGTGGCACTGCCGATGTGCGGTAACACCACTGCgcaagaaaagaaggaagaggaaatagctttaaaaaaaaaagcaaatgaagaggacaaaaaaaaaaaacagtaaacttGTGTCATGACTCGTCAAACTCACCACAGTTTTTTAGTGTGAGAAGCGGGTGGTTTGTTGGGAGTGGCTCAGGTGTCGTGACATCGAGCCCAGCTGCGGCGATCTGGCCGCTGCTCAAAGCCTCGTACAGATCCTCCTGGTTCACCACAGCTCCCCTGAAACAAGTGATTCACCGCATTcccatttttatgtgttttaacagaaaaagaTGTAGCAGGATGGTGTGCGGCCATGAAAAATGTCTACCTGCTTGAGTTGATGAAGACCGCTGTGTTCTTCATCTTGCTAAAGAAAGCCTTGTCACACAGGCCCTGAGTTTCAGGCGTCAGGGAGCAGGAAACGACTATGAAGTCGCTCTCAGACACAAGCGTGTCCAGGGGAACTGTTCAACAGTGAGAAAGCAGAAGAGGCAACACAGAATAAGTGAAGAAACagatcacagtttttttttttttgttgttcatgaGAATAGCACCCTTGgtttctcttttacttttccTTACCAAACTCTCCATTCACCTCAGCAGCGTGAGCTTTGACTGTTCTCCCAGAGTACAGCAGTCTCTTCACTCCAAAGGGCATCAGTCTCCGAGCTATGGCCATTcctgagcacaaacacaccttAGATATAACAGACAGAACG
Protein-coding regions in this window:
- the LOC125008179 gene encoding zinc finger and BTB domain-containing protein 5-like encodes the protein MFFPGHFQHIFKQLNHQRLHAQMCDCVVVVGGQTFQAHRSILAACSSHFRALLSSSDGADEVGGPGADGGGDGGPIVMELDAEVVTPEAFSTLLDMIYTSTLSIGSSNVMDVLLAASHLHLNTVVKACKLHLSRKNFPASPPKGWRSVQQQQQSSSSRAAACTQQQVTSAMEDVLAEEDVGEEVSQSGGEEDSVLRRRVSGEQSVESSLGQKRKSQEDRLGGRKRSCRVPGENCKEGSPTVTRSTASTEDGADDLFSPDCLKTTDRLWERLLDDYEKEEKYEAAKGELEELPSQSDSGTGGVGVCEKSEDTDGDNVVKVKVGEEEGEELKLAVVEVKKENPSSYSPNLETLQNDSPPSPLQNCADDLNAQLNEEKTTIIPTEGGASSLQSHLCTDLHTDVHGEAGGAGEDSVDGEGLDSLSELAFSCFLNPSESVMGALEEEDSLACLTAAATAAAAAASDAPTAPAGTDEQQPEEAAPSSDSSSSLVFPVASVPLQQLLPTQSPSFSDTIILQPAQSSLTGFLSGIRPGLSLEASLVQPSRAGKSSGATTFRRIAPKVQPGSETGADPLSAPAGEATDRPPLTRASEDVLSKCKKAAAEDHVLLVEGEKKYACKICCKTFMNLTDCKKHIRVHTGEKPYPCPKCGKRFSQSSHLYKHSKNTCLSWKDDQSLPETLL